A window from Neodiprion fabricii isolate iyNeoFabr1 chromosome 2, iyNeoFabr1.1, whole genome shotgun sequence encodes these proteins:
- the LOC124176200 gene encoding zinc finger protein 343-like has product MHMKMTYVPRNAKYLTDIQSNMTGYTYPGHAPPLGSHNQNTDENRNENSCGNKEICQQNNQNDTQQSSGTQTVQKVDAATMTDPLQIDFRLTSEYLARCSSTLGLPYVFKYEDNSNNSSHNFQNVRPKLEFEVEPQHINGMLVYHCPECAYRFDNRDALHEHLEDHRQRPHICDICGASLKRKEHLDRHKQGHNKDRPYQCSMCCKAFKRNEHLARHMIIHSGSKNQICTECGKAFYRKDHLKKHLQSHSGTRNKSNSSNSQNNQNAQNSNEEGLSNFAMMMRQAGPPPFSILRT; this is encoded by the exons ATGCACATGAAAATGACGTATGTTCCGCGTAATGCGAAATATTTGACTGATATTCAATCTAACATGACTGGTTACACGTATCCTGGACATGCTCCACCTCTGGGATCCCATAATCAGAACACAGATGAAAACAGGAACGAGAATAGCTGTGGAAATAAGGAAATCTGTCAGCAGAATAATCAAAATGATACACAGCAATCGTCTGGGACTCAAACCGTACAAAAAGTAGACGCTGCTACCATGACCGATCCACTACAGATCGACTTTAGACTGACCTCCGAGTACTTGGCACGATGTTCAAGCACCTTAGGTTTGCCTTATGTCTTTAAATATGAAGATAATAGCAACAACTCGTCTCATAACTTTCAAAATGTTCGGCCAAAGTTGGAATTTGAAGTTGAGCCGCAGCACATTAACG GTATGCTAGTATATCATTGCCCAGAGTGTGCGTACAGGTTTGACAACCGAGATGCGCTGCACGAGCATCTAGAAGATCACAGGCAACGGCCACATATCTGTGATATTTGTGGAGCTAGTTTGAAGCGCAAGGAGCATCTGGATCGACACAAGCAAGGTCACAACAAAGACAGGCCTTATCAGTGTTCAATGTGCTGTAAGGCTTTCAAACGTAATGAACATCTTGCTCGACACATGATCATTCATTCAGGtagtaaaaatcaaatttgtaCAGAATGTGGTAAGGCATTCTACAGAAAAGACCATCTTAAGAAACATCTGCAAAGTCATAGCGGCACTAGGAATAAGAGCAACTCAAGTAATTctcaaaataatcaaaatgcGCAGAATTCAAATGAAGAGGGACTCAGTAATTTTGCAATGATGATGAGACAAGCTGGACCGCCACCGTTTTCTATTTTACGCACTTAG
- the LOC124174643 gene encoding evolutionarily conserved signaling intermediate in Toll pathway, mitochondrial isoform X2, whose translation MTSIIRRSYVLLRVYPGMRKKLILHDLKSYRPTTALRCISVTSAHLSKDNNNKKNEGSKAVSFYGFAQVRSKEKKTYLDVLRMFIDRDIHRRGHVEFIYAAMKHMEEFGVEKDLEVYKNLINVLPKGKFIPENTIQAEFMHYPKQQQCAIDVLEQMENNGVIPDREMQDILLNIFGKLGFPLRKYWRMMYWMPKFKNASPWPLPEVLPNDSLELAKLAIERITSIDLLRKITIFQAKDLEDSIDDTWIVSGMSIGQKKLLNKHASTAPIYVEGPFRLWLKNLTINYFILRGDPVPKPDLPPPDDDDVSKIELPFLKTKKSVVPTEDETAIHEQEDGTIFAVCATGTSSRDSLLSWIRFLQKENDILANIPIIFKPKSPLGDVVLANNKSDKPKDVNNFTCT comes from the exons AAAGTTACCGACCAACAACAGCTTTGCGTTGCATATCTGTGACCAGCGCTCATCTGTCTAAAgacaataataacaaaaaaaatgaaggtaGCAAGGCGGTGAGTTTTTACGGGTTTGCACAGGTTAGaagtaaagagaaaaaaacgtacTTAGACGTACTGCGAATGTTCATCGACAGAGACATTCACAGGCGAGGTCACGTCGAATTCATTTACGCAGCAATGAAGCACATGGAGGAATTTGGAGTCGAAAAAGATCTAGAGGTATACAAAAACTTGATCAATGTACTACCGAAGGGGAAGTTCATTCCGGAGAATACGATACAGGCTGAGTTCATGCATTATCCAAAGCAGCAGCAATGCGCGATAGATGTCCTTGAACAGATGGAAAACAACGGAGTTATACCAGACAGGGAAATGCAGGATATCCTTCTCAACATATTCGGTAAGCTGGGATTTCCGCTGAGGAAGTATTGGAGAATGATGTACTGGATGCCCAAGTTCAAAAATGCGAGTCCATGGCCTTTGCCAGAAGTTTTGCCCAATGATTCTCTCGAGTTGGCCAAACTGGCCATAGAGAGAATTACTAGCATCGATTTGCTCCGAAAAATCACAATCTTCCAGGCAAAAGATCTCGAAGATTCCATCGACGATACTTGGATTGTTTCTGGAATGAGTATTGGTCAGAAAAAACTGCTTAACAAGCATGCTTCCACAGCCCCCATATATGTAGAAGGGCCTTTTAGACTTTGGTTAAAAAACTTGACCATTAATTACTTCATACTGAGGGGAGATCCTGTTCCAAAACCTGACCTACCACCGCCTGACGACGATG ATGttagtaaaattgaattgccatttttgaaaacaaaaaaatctgtgGTACCGACTGAAGATGAGACGGCGATTCACGAGCAAGAGGATGGCACGATATTTGCTGTTTGTGCGACTGGAACCTCTAGTCGCGACTCTCTATTATCTTGGATTAGATTTTTACAGAAAGAGAATGACATCTTAGCTAATATTCCCATTATATTTAAGCCAAAGAGTCCCTTAGGTGACGTTGTATTGGCCAATAATAAATCTGACAAACCTAAAG ATGTAAACAATTTCACCTGTAcatag
- the LOC124174643 gene encoding evolutionarily conserved signaling intermediate in Toll pathway, mitochondrial isoform X1, translated as MTSIIRRSYVLLRVYPGMRKKLILHDLKSYRPTTALRCISVTSAHLSKDNNNKKNEGSKAVSFYGFAQVRSKEKKTYLDVLRMFIDRDIHRRGHVEFIYAAMKHMEEFGVEKDLEVYKNLINVLPKGKFIPENTIQAEFMHYPKQQQCAIDVLEQMENNGVIPDREMQDILLNIFGKLGFPLRKYWRMMYWMPKFKNASPWPLPEVLPNDSLELAKLAIERITSIDLLRKITIFQAKDLEDSIDDTWIVSGMSIGQKKLLNKHASTAPIYVEGPFRLWLKNLTINYFILRGDPVPKPDLPPPDDDDVSKIELPFLKTKKSVVPTEDETAIHEQEDGTIFAVCATGTSSRDSLLSWIRFLQKENDILANIPIIFKPKSPLGDVVLANNKSDKPKDEGVENKVNKD; from the exons AAAGTTACCGACCAACAACAGCTTTGCGTTGCATATCTGTGACCAGCGCTCATCTGTCTAAAgacaataataacaaaaaaaatgaaggtaGCAAGGCGGTGAGTTTTTACGGGTTTGCACAGGTTAGaagtaaagagaaaaaaacgtacTTAGACGTACTGCGAATGTTCATCGACAGAGACATTCACAGGCGAGGTCACGTCGAATTCATTTACGCAGCAATGAAGCACATGGAGGAATTTGGAGTCGAAAAAGATCTAGAGGTATACAAAAACTTGATCAATGTACTACCGAAGGGGAAGTTCATTCCGGAGAATACGATACAGGCTGAGTTCATGCATTATCCAAAGCAGCAGCAATGCGCGATAGATGTCCTTGAACAGATGGAAAACAACGGAGTTATACCAGACAGGGAAATGCAGGATATCCTTCTCAACATATTCGGTAAGCTGGGATTTCCGCTGAGGAAGTATTGGAGAATGATGTACTGGATGCCCAAGTTCAAAAATGCGAGTCCATGGCCTTTGCCAGAAGTTTTGCCCAATGATTCTCTCGAGTTGGCCAAACTGGCCATAGAGAGAATTACTAGCATCGATTTGCTCCGAAAAATCACAATCTTCCAGGCAAAAGATCTCGAAGATTCCATCGACGATACTTGGATTGTTTCTGGAATGAGTATTGGTCAGAAAAAACTGCTTAACAAGCATGCTTCCACAGCCCCCATATATGTAGAAGGGCCTTTTAGACTTTGGTTAAAAAACTTGACCATTAATTACTTCATACTGAGGGGAGATCCTGTTCCAAAACCTGACCTACCACCGCCTGACGACGATG ATGttagtaaaattgaattgccatttttgaaaacaaaaaaatctgtgGTACCGACTGAAGATGAGACGGCGATTCACGAGCAAGAGGATGGCACGATATTTGCTGTTTGTGCGACTGGAACCTCTAGTCGCGACTCTCTATTATCTTGGATTAGATTTTTACAGAAAGAGAATGACATCTTAGCTAATATTCCCATTATATTTAAGCCAAAGAGTCCCTTAGGTGACGTTGTATTGGCCAATAATAAATCTGACAAACCTAAAGATGAGGGAGTAGAAAATAAAGTTAATAAAGATTAG